One segment of Candidatus Arsenophonus lipoptenae DNA contains the following:
- a CDS encoding ABC transporter permease: MIQLYWVAMKTIWIKEITRFARIWVQTLLPPVITMSLYFIIFGSLIGEKIGNMEGVNYMQFIVPGLIMMSVITNAYTNVCSSFFGAKFQKSIEELLVAPVPTHIVIIGFVGGGVSRGGLVGILVTLVSIFFVPLDIYSWWMVIITVLMTSILFSLAGLLNAIFAKTFDDISIIPTFVLTPLTYLGGVFYSLSLLPDFWQKISKLNPIVYMISGLRYGFLGISDVVLSITLSVLVIFIIILYSIAWYLIERGHGLKN; encoded by the coding sequence ATGATTCAACTTTATTGGGTGGCAATGAAAACCATATGGATTAAAGAAATAACACGTTTTGCAAGAATTTGGGTGCAAACTTTATTACCACCTGTTATTACTATGTCACTATATTTTATTATTTTTGGTAGCTTAATTGGTGAAAAAATTGGAAATATGGAAGGTGTAAATTATATGCAATTTATTGTACCAGGTTTGATTATGATGTCAGTAATTACTAATGCTTATACAAATGTTTGTTCTTCTTTTTTTGGTGCAAAATTTCAAAAAAGTATTGAAGAATTATTAGTTGCACCAGTTCCTACTCATATTGTAATAATTGGTTTTGTTGGTGGTGGTGTTTCTAGAGGTGGATTAGTCGGCATTTTAGTTACTTTAGTTTCTATTTTTTTTGTTCCATTAGATATTTATTCATGGTGGATGGTAATTATTACTGTATTAATGACATCTATCTTATTTTCATTAGCAGGATTATTAAATGCTATTTTTGCTAAAACATTTGATGATATTAGTATTATTCCTACTTTTGTTTTAACACCTTTAACATATTTAGGAGGTGTTTTTTATTCATTATCTCTTTTACCAGATTTTTGGCAAAAAATATCTAAGCTTAATCCTATAGTTTATATGATTAGTGGATTACGTTATGGATTTCTTGGAATTAGTGATGTTGTATTATCTATTACATTATCAGTATTAGTGATTTTTATCATCATTTTGTATTCTATAGCCTGGTATTTAATTGAAAGAGGTCATGGATTAAAAAACTAA
- a CDS encoding co-chaperone GroES, which produces MKIRPLHDRVIIKREEVESKSTGGIVLTGSAASKSTRGKVLAVGNGRILENGESKPLDVKIGDTVIFNDGYSVKTEKIDNEEVLIMSESDILAIIEK; this is translated from the coding sequence ATGAAAATACGTCCATTACATGATAGGGTTATCATTAAGCGAGAAGAAGTTGAATCTAAATCTACTGGTGGCATTGTTCTTACTGGATCTGCTGCTAGCAAATCAACTAGAGGTAAAGTGTTAGCTGTTGGTAACGGTCGCATTTTAGAAAACGGTGAAAGTAAACCATTAGATGTAAAAATTGGTGATACCGTTATTTTTAACGACGGCTATAGTGTGAAGACAGAAAAGATTGATAATGAGGAAGTATTAATTATGTCAGAAAGTGATATTTTGGCAATTATTGAAAAATAA
- the hpt gene encoding hypoxanthine phosphoribosyltransferase, whose protein sequence is MKQIVKVMISAANIKQRINEMAKDITEYYKSIENDLVLVGLLKGSFIFMADLCREINIPHEVDFMTVSSYGNGMNSTLDIKIIKDLDEDIRGKHVLVVEDIIDSGYTLKKVKEILNLRGPKSFDICTLLDKPSRREVEVSVKWIGYTIKDRFIVGYGIDHAQQYRHLPYIGYVIL, encoded by the coding sequence ATGAAACAAATAGTAAAAGTTATGATCTCAGCTGCAAATATTAAACAACGTATTAATGAGATGGCAAAAGATATTACTGAATATTATAAATCAATAGAAAATGATTTAGTTTTAGTAGGTCTTTTAAAAGGATCTTTTATTTTTATGGCTGACTTATGCCGTGAAATTAATATTCCACATGAAGTTGATTTCATGACAGTTTCCAGTTATGGCAACGGTATGAATTCTACACTAGATATAAAAATTATTAAAGATTTAGATGAAGATATTCGTGGCAAACATGTTTTAGTTGTTGAAGATATAATTGATTCTGGTTATACATTAAAAAAAGTTAAAGAAATTTTAAATTTACGTGGTCCTAAATCTTTTGATATTTGTACATTGTTAGATAAACCTTCCAGACGTGAAGTAGAAGTATCTGTTAAATGGATTGGTTATACCATTAAAGATAGATTTATTGTCGGTTATGGTATTGACCATGCACAGCAATACAGACATTTACCATATATTGGATATGTGATTTTGTAA
- the groL gene encoding chaperonin GroEL (60 kDa chaperone family; promotes refolding of misfolded polypeptides especially under stressful conditions; forms two stacked rings of heptamers to form a barrel-shaped 14mer; ends can be capped by GroES; misfolded proteins enter the barrel where they are refolded when GroES binds), with protein MAAKDVKFGIDARAKMLRGVNILADAVKVTLGPKGRNVILDKSFGAPLITKDGVSVAREIELEDKFENMGAQMVKEVASKANDAAGDGTTTATVLAQSIVSEGLKAVAAGMNPMDLKRGIDKAVTAAVKELKVLSKPCSDNKEIEQVGKISANSDQTVGALIAKAMKAVGKEGVITVEEGSGLEDELAVVEGMQFDRGYLSPYFINKSDIGSAELENPYILLVDKKVSNIRELLPILEAVAKAGKPLLIIAEDVEGEALATLVVNNLRGIVKVAAVKAPGFGDRRKAMLQDIAILTKGTVISEEIGMELEKSTLEDLGQAKRIVINKDTTTIIDGVGSKDEINNRSKQIAQQRDEATSDYDKEKLQERIAKLSGGVAVIKVGAATEVEMKEKRARVDDALHATRAAVEEGVVAGGGIALVRVASALDKLRGDNEDQTVGIRIALRAMEAPMRQIVENAGEEPAIVVNNVKYGKDNYGYNASTEEYGDMIDMGILDPTKVTRSALQFAASIAGLMITTEAMVTDLPKEDKADLSAGGGMNSGMGGMGSMM; from the coding sequence ATGGCAGCTAAAGATGTAAAATTTGGAATTGATGCACGGGCAAAAATGCTTCGTGGTGTGAATATTCTTGCTGATGCGGTTAAAGTTACTTTAGGTCCTAAAGGACGAAATGTGATTTTAGATAAATCTTTTGGAGCACCTTTAATTACTAAAGATGGTGTATCTGTAGCTCGTGAAATTGAATTAGAAGATAAGTTCGAAAATATGGGTGCACAGATGGTAAAAGAAGTAGCTTCGAAAGCTAATGATGCTGCAGGTGATGGTACAACTACTGCAACAGTACTTGCTCAATCTATTGTTAGTGAAGGTTTAAAAGCTGTTGCTGCAGGTATGAATCCAATGGATTTAAAACGTGGTATTGATAAAGCTGTTACTGCTGCAGTTAAAGAATTAAAAGTTTTATCCAAACCTTGTTCTGACAATAAAGAAATTGAACAAGTTGGTAAAATTTCAGCTAATTCAGATCAAACTGTAGGTGCATTAATTGCTAAAGCGATGAAAGCAGTTGGTAAAGAAGGTGTTATTACAGTTGAAGAAGGTTCTGGTTTAGAAGATGAATTAGCGGTAGTTGAAGGAATGCAATTTGATCGTGGTTATTTATCTCCTTATTTTATTAATAAGTCAGATATTGGTTCTGCTGAATTAGAAAATCCTTATATACTTTTAGTAGATAAAAAAGTGTCTAATATCCGTGAACTATTACCAATACTAGAAGCTGTTGCTAAGGCAGGTAAACCTTTATTGATTATCGCTGAAGATGTTGAGGGTGAAGCATTAGCTACATTAGTGGTAAATAATTTGCGTGGTATAGTAAAAGTTGCTGCGGTAAAAGCACCTGGATTTGGTGATCGCCGTAAGGCTATGTTGCAAGATATTGCTATTCTAACTAAAGGTACTGTTATTTCTGAAGAAATTGGTATGGAGTTAGAGAAATCAACTTTAGAAGATTTAGGCCAAGCTAAACGAATTGTTATTAATAAAGATACTACTACTATCATTGATGGGGTAGGTTCAAAAGATGAAATTAATAATCGTTCCAAACAAATAGCGCAGCAGCGTGATGAGGCTACTTCTGATTATGATAAGGAAAAATTGCAAGAACGGATTGCTAAGTTATCAGGTGGAGTTGCTGTAATTAAAGTAGGTGCTGCAACTGAAGTTGAAATGAAAGAAAAACGTGCTCGTGTTGATGATGCTTTACATGCAACTAGAGCTGCAGTAGAGGAAGGTGTTGTTGCAGGTGGTGGTATTGCTTTGGTACGTGTTGCTTCTGCTTTAGATAAGTTGAGAGGTGACAATGAAGATCAAACTGTTGGTATTCGTATTGCTTTACGTGCAATGGAAGCACCTATGAGACAAATTGTTGAGAATGCCGGAGAAGAACCTGCTATTGTTGTCAACAATGTTAAATATGGTAAAGATAATTACGGTTATAATGCTTCAACAGAAGAATATGGCGATATGATAGATATGGGTATTTTAGATCCAACTAAAGTTACTCGTTCTGCTTTGCAATTTGCAGCATCAATAGCTGGTCTTATGATTACAACTGAAGCTATGGTTACTGATTTACCAAAAGAAGACAAAGCTGATCTAAGTGCTGGTGGCGGTATGAATAGTGGAATGGGTGGTATGGGTAGTATGATGTAA
- a CDS encoding ABC transporter ATP-binding protein, translated as MMYALELSRLTKNYPGGIKALIGIDLQVEVGDFYALLGPNGAGKSTTIGIISSLINKTSGKVRVFGHDLDHDVVNVKRQLGLVPQEFNFNPFETVLQIVLNQAGYYGLQRSLALSRAEFYLSQLALWNKRNNPARDLSGGMKRRLMIARALMHKPKLLILDEPTAGVDIELRRLMWDFLKTLNEHGTTIILTTHYLEEAEILCRNIGIIQYGQLIENTSMKKLLNQLELETFIFDLTQNSPIPKLNNYKFRLMDSSTLEVDVLRNQGLNYLFHQFSNQGIKINSMRNKVNRLEELFIGLMNKQRHLSIKKEENNR; from the coding sequence ATAATGTATGCGTTAGAGTTATCACGACTTACAAAAAACTATCCTGGTGGAATAAAAGCATTAATTGGAATTGATTTACAAGTTGAGGTTGGTGATTTTTATGCTTTATTAGGACCTAATGGTGCAGGTAAATCAACGACAATTGGTATTATTAGTTCATTAATTAATAAAACTAGTGGTAAAGTAAGAGTATTTGGTCATGATCTTGATCATGATGTAGTGAATGTAAAGCGTCAGTTAGGATTAGTACCTCAAGAATTTAATTTTAATCCATTTGAAACAGTATTACAGATTGTGTTAAACCAAGCTGGTTATTATGGGTTACAACGTTCGCTAGCTTTATCTAGAGCAGAATTTTATCTTTCTCAATTAGCTTTATGGAACAAACGTAATAATCCTGCCAGAGATTTATCTGGAGGGATGAAAAGAAGATTAATGATTGCCAGAGCATTAATGCATAAACCAAAATTACTAATTTTAGATGAACCTACTGCTGGTGTTGATATAGAATTACGTCGTTTAATGTGGGATTTTTTGAAAACTTTAAATGAGCATGGCACTACTATTATTTTAACAACTCATTATTTAGAAGAAGCTGAAATATTATGTCGCAATATTGGTATTATTCAATATGGGCAATTAATTGAGAATACTAGTATGAAAAAATTATTAAATCAATTAGAATTGGAGACATTTATTTTTGATTTAACACAAAATAGCCCTATACCTAAATTAAATAATTACAAATTTAGATTAATGGATAGTTCAACGTTAGAGGTAGATGTACTTCGAAATCAAGGATTGAATTATTTATTTCATCAATTTTCTAATCAAGGGATAAAGATAAATAGTATGCGTAATAAGGTAAATCGTTTAGAAGAATTATTTATTGGTTTAATGAATAAACAACGTCATTTATCCATAAAGAAAGAGGAAAATAATAGATGA
- the pgmB gene encoding beta-phosphoglucomutase, with the protein MKKGMIFDLDGVIVNTTFYHFKAWQYLAKQINIYFDISFNENLKGISRIESLEKILIYGDKEKIFNTTEKYILMAKKNDYYVKLLSKLSKRDIFPGVLDFIKQTRKKKIPCAIASASKNATLILERLNIKDYFNVIVDPYSVTNSKPNPEIFLMAANLINILPSEAIGFEDSQAGIDGLNKANIFSVGISSENNLVGAKLLVNSFKKINFEQLIMV; encoded by the coding sequence ATGAAGAAAGGAATGATTTTTGATCTTGATGGTGTTATAGTGAATACTACCTTTTATCATTTTAAAGCATGGCAATATTTAGCTAAACAAATTAATATTTATTTTGATATTTCATTTAATGAAAACTTGAAAGGAATTAGTAGAATTGAATCATTAGAAAAAATTTTAATTTATGGAGATAAAGAAAAAATTTTTAATACTACAGAAAAATATATTCTTATGGCTAAGAAGAATGATTATTATGTTAAATTACTTAGTAAATTATCAAAAAGGGATATTTTTCCTGGTGTACTAGATTTTATAAAACAAACTAGAAAAAAGAAAATACCTTGTGCTATAGCTTCGGCATCTAAAAATGCTACTCTAATTTTAGAGAGATTGAATATCAAAGATTATTTTAATGTTATTGTTGATCCTTATTCTGTGACTAATAGTAAACCTAATCCTGAAATTTTTTTAATGGCAGCTAATTTAATTAATATATTACCAAGTGAAGCGATTGGATTTGAAGATTCACAGGCAGGCATTGATGGCTTAAATAAAGCAAATATTTTTTCTGTCGGTATTTCATCAGAAAATAATTTAGTAGGTGCTAAATTATTAGTAAATTCTTTTAAAAAGATTAATTTTGAACAATTAATTATGGTTTAG